From the genome of Microtus ochrogaster isolate Prairie Vole_2 unplaced genomic scaffold, MicOch1.0 UNK44, whole genome shotgun sequence, one region includes:
- the Nkiras2 gene encoding NF-kappa-B inhibitor-interacting Ras-like protein 2 isoform X2: protein MGKSCKVVVCGQASVGKTSILEQLLYGNHVVGSEMIETQEDIYVGSIETDRGVREQTAESRFSASSCSRRKSTSPRTRRRSPSWSLATSVTCKSNVV from the exons ATGGGGAAGAGCTGCAAGGTGGTCGTGTGTGGCCAGGCATCTGTGGGCAAAACTTCAATTCTTGAGCAACTCCTGTACGGGAACCATGTCGTGG GTTCTGAGATGATTGAGACCCAGGAAGACATCTATGTGGGCTCCATTGAGACAGACCGAGGGGTGAGGGAGCAG ACAGCCGAGAGTCGTTTCAGCGCGTCGAGCTGCTCAAGAAGGAAATCGACAAGTCCAAGGACAAGAAGGAG GTCACCATCGTGGTCCTTGGCAACAAGTGTGACCTGCAAGAGCAACGTCGTGTAG
- the Nkiras2 gene encoding NF-kappa-B inhibitor-interacting Ras-like protein 2 isoform X1, with product MGKSCKVVVCGQASVGKTSILEQLLYGNHVVGSEMIETQEDIYVGSIETDRGVREQVRFYDTRGLRDGAELPRHCFSCTDGYVLVYSTDSRESFQRVELLKKEIDKSKDKKEVTIVVLGNKCDLQEQRRVDTDMAQHWAKSEKVKLWEVSVADRRSLLEPFIYLASKMTQPQSKSAFPLSRKNKGSGSLDG from the exons ATGGGGAAGAGCTGCAAGGTGGTCGTGTGTGGCCAGGCATCTGTGGGCAAAACTTCAATTCTTGAGCAACTCCTGTACGGGAACCATGTCGTGG GTTCTGAGATGATTGAGACCCAGGAAGACATCTATGTGGGCTCCATTGAGACAGACCGAGGGGTGAGGGAGCAGGTGCGTTTCTATGACACTCGGGGTCTCCGGGATGGGGCCGAGTTGCCCAGGCACTGCTTCTCCTGCACTGATGGCTACGTCCTGGTCTACAGCACAGACAGCCGAGAGTCGTTTCAGCGCGTCGAGCTGCTCAAGAAGGAAATCGACAAGTCCAAGGACAAGAAGGAG GTCACCATCGTGGTCCTTGGCAACAAGTGTGACCTGCAAGAGCAACGTCGTGTAGACACTGATATGGCCCAGCACTGGGCCAAGTCAGAGAAGGTGAAACTATGGGAGGTGTCAGTGGCTGACCGCCGCTCCCTCCTGGAGCCTTTCATCTACCTGGCCAGCAAGATGACCCAGCCCCAGAGCAAGTCTGCCTTCCCCCTCAGCCGCAAGAACAAGGGCAGCGGCTCCTTGGATGGCTGA